The Ornithinimicrobium sufpigmenti genome includes the window ACGCGATGCGCCCGCACATCACGGCCACCCCCAAGATCGTCTCCCGGCAGGTCGACGGCGACGGGTGGGACGAGATGGGCGAGCTGAAGATGGACTGAGACAGCCCGCCGCTGCAGGTGCAAGGATGCGCACATGACGGTGGTCGAGCCCAGCACTGAGCCGCGCGACCGGACGGACCGGCTGCTCGCCCGGCTCGGTCGCCTGGGTCCGGACGTGGCGACCGACCGGCCGCTGGAGCGCCACGCGTTGGCGCACGACGCGTCGCACTACCTGCTGGTCCCCAAGCTCGTCGTCCGGCCGCGCAGCACCGAGGAGGTCGCCGCGGTCCTGCGCGCCTGTGCGGGGGAGGGTATGCCGCTCACCTTCCGTTCGGGAGGGACGAGCCTGTCCGGCCAGGCCGTGACCGAGCACGTCCTGGCCGACACCAGGCTGCACTTCGCCCGCGACGTGGAGGTGCTCGACGACGGGGCCAGGGTCCGGGTCGCCCCCGGCGTCACGGTCCGGCAGGTCAACGCCCGGCTGGCGCCGTACCGGACCAAGCTCGGCCCGGACCCGGCGAGCGAGGGCGCGTGCACGATCGGCGGGGTGGTGGCCAACAACTCCAGCGGCATGCACTGCGGCACCGAGTTCAACACCTACCAGACCCTGGACTCCCTCGTCGTGGTGCTGGCCAGCGGCACGGTCCTGGACACCGGCGCGAAGGACGCGGGGGAGCGGCTGCGGATGCAGGAGCCCGCCCTGCACGAGGGGCTGCTCCGGCTGCGGGACCGGGTGCGCGGCAGCACCGAGTCGGTCGCCACCCTCCGCAGGCTGTTCTCGCTGAAGAACACCATGGGCTACGGCCTCAACTCCTTCCTCGACCACGACGACCCGGTCTCGATCCTCGAGCACCTCATGGTCGGCAGTGAGGGGACGCTCGGCTTCATCGCCTCCGCGACCTTCCGGACGGTCCCGGTGCGGCCCCGGGTCGCGACCGGCCTGCTGGTCTTCGACACGGTGGGCGCGGCCACCGGGTCCGTCCCGCAGATCGTCGAGGCGGGGGCGGTCACCGCCGAGCTGCTGGACGCGGCGTCGCTGCGGGTCTCTGCCCTCGCTCCGGGCGCTCCCGCCCAGATCACCGGGCTGCGGGTGGACGAGCACGCGGCGCTGCTGGTCGAGTGGCATGCCGACACCACCGAGGAGCTCACGGAGGCTACCGGCACGGCGCAGCGGGTCCTCGACGCGCTGCCGCTCACCGCGCCGGCCGTGCTCACCGGTGAGGCCGCTGAACGGGCAGCGCTCTGGACCGTGCGCAAGGCGCTCTACTCCGCGGTGGCCGGTGCCCGCCCGACAGGCACCAACGCCCTGCTCGAGGACATCGCCGTCCCCGTCGACGTCCTGGGCGCCACCTGCGTCGACCTGACCGCGATGTTCGACCGGCACGGGTATGAGGAGTCGGTGATCTTCGGTCACGCCAAGGACGGCAACGTCCACTTCATGCTCAACGAGAGGTTCACCGACCCGCTGGCGCTGCAGCGGTACGCGGAGTTCACCGAGGACATGGTCGAGCTCGTGCTCGCCCGGGGAGGCACGCTCAAGGCCGAGCACGGGACCGGGCGGATCATGGCCCCGTTCGTCGAGCGGCAGTACGGCCCGGAGCTCTATGCCGTCATGCGTGAGCTGAAGGCGCTGTTCGACCCCGCGGGTCTGCTCGGCCCCGGCACGATCCTCGGGGATGATCCGCAGGCCCATCTCAAGGACCTCAAGACCGCGCCCGTGGTGGAGGAGGAGGTCGACCGGTGCGTGGAGTGCGGCTTCTGCGAGCCGGTCTGCCCCTCCCGCGAGCTCACCCTCACGCCGCGCCAGCGCATCGTGCTGCGCCGGGAGATGGCCGCGGCGGTCGAGCATGGCGACCACGGGCTCGCGGCGTCCCTGGAGGACGACTACGACTACCCCGGGCTGCAGACCTGTGCCGTGGACGGGATGTGCATGACGGCCTGTCCCGTGCAGATCAACACCGGTGACCTGGTCCGTCGGCTGCGTGCGGAGGGGGCGAGAGCGGTCGGCCAGCAGGGCTGGGCCGCCGCTGCCCGGGCATGGGGCCCGGCCAGCCGCGTCGCCGGACTGGGCCTGTCCGTGGCCGACCGCCTACCGGGCCCGGTGGGGGAGACGGCCACCGGCCTGGCCCGCCGGCTCCTGCCGCACGACGTGGTCCCCGCCTACGACCGCGAGCTGCCCGGTGGTGGGCCGGCCCGCCCGACGCTGGACGACCCGGCCCCGGAGGCGGTCCTGTTCGCCGCCTGCGTGGGGTCGATGTTCGGTCCGGAGGAGGGCAGCCCGGGCGCGACGGCCGCGCTCGTCCGGCTCGCGGGACGCGCCGGTGCGGCCCTGCGGACCCCTACCGGCCTCGCCGGGTTGTGCTGCGGCACACCGTGGAAGAGCAAGGGCATGACGCAGGGGTATGCCGTGATGGCCGCCCGGGTGCTGCCGGCCCTGTGGGAGGCGAGCGACCGTGGGCGGTTGCCGGTCGTCGGCGATGCCGCGTCCTGCACCGAGGGTCTGGCGCTGATGGTCGCGCACGCGGCGGAGCACGGGCACCCGGAGTGCGCCGGCATCACCGTCGTCGATGCGGTCGAGTGGGCCGCCACCGCACTGCTCCCGCGGCTGCCGCAGCCCCGCCGGGTGCCCCGCGTCGTGCTGCACCCGACGTGCGGGACGCAGCTCCTCGGGGTGACGGCCTACCTGGAGCAGCTCGCGGCCTCGGTG containing:
- a CDS encoding FAD-binding and (Fe-S)-binding domain-containing protein, whose amino-acid sequence is MTVVEPSTEPRDRTDRLLARLGRLGPDVATDRPLERHALAHDASHYLLVPKLVVRPRSTEEVAAVLRACAGEGMPLTFRSGGTSLSGQAVTEHVLADTRLHFARDVEVLDDGARVRVAPGVTVRQVNARLAPYRTKLGPDPASEGACTIGGVVANNSSGMHCGTEFNTYQTLDSLVVVLASGTVLDTGAKDAGERLRMQEPALHEGLLRLRDRVRGSTESVATLRRLFSLKNTMGYGLNSFLDHDDPVSILEHLMVGSEGTLGFIASATFRTVPVRPRVATGLLVFDTVGAATGSVPQIVEAGAVTAELLDAASLRVSALAPGAPAQITGLRVDEHAALLVEWHADTTEELTEATGTAQRVLDALPLTAPAVLTGEAAERAALWTVRKALYSAVAGARPTGTNALLEDIAVPVDVLGATCVDLTAMFDRHGYEESVIFGHAKDGNVHFMLNERFTDPLALQRYAEFTEDMVELVLARGGTLKAEHGTGRIMAPFVERQYGPELYAVMRELKALFDPAGLLGPGTILGDDPQAHLKDLKTAPVVEEEVDRCVECGFCEPVCPSRELTLTPRQRIVLRREMAAAVEHGDHGLAASLEDDYDYPGLQTCAVDGMCMTACPVQINTGDLVRRLRAEGARAVGQQGWAAAARAWGPASRVAGLGLSVADRLPGPVGETATGLARRLLPHDVVPAYDRELPGGGPARPTLDDPAPEAVLFAACVGSMFGPEEGSPGATAALVRLAGRAGAALRTPTGLAGLCCGTPWKSKGMTQGYAVMAARVLPALWEASDRGRLPVVGDAASCTEGLALMVAHAAEHGHPECAGITVVDAVEWAATALLPRLPQPRRVPRVVLHPTCGTQLLGVTAYLEQLAASVADEVVVPTAWGCCGMAGDRGLLHPELTASATAPQVAELSDRGLLAAHPQETVFLSANRTCEIAMTRASGRTYRHVLEALEAATR